One window of Candidatus Eremiobacteraceae bacterium genomic DNA carries:
- a CDS encoding flagellar biosynthetic protein FliQ: MEHAAAELMARALETALLISVPLVAAVAMTGVVTGAIQTIVQVQDQNVAFLPKLLIVALLITVAGAPALMLLVRLFSSVAAGIPRLLGL, encoded by the coding sequence GTGGAACACGCGGCGGCCGAGCTGATGGCTCGCGCGCTCGAAACGGCGCTGCTGATATCGGTGCCGCTCGTCGCGGCCGTCGCCATGACGGGAGTCGTCACCGGAGCGATCCAGACGATCGTGCAAGTGCAGGATCAAAACGTCGCATTTCTCCCCAAACTGCTCATCGTGGCCCTCCTTATCACAGTAGCGGGAGCACCCGCGTTGATGCTCTTGGTTCGGCTGTTCTCATCGGTCGCGGCGGGGATTCCGCGCCTTCTCGGCCTTTAG
- a CDS encoding flagellar biosynthetic protein FliR has translation MGLPPSDASFAIGFASSAAFAATLPLGNANAVPNIVRVGIALAMAPLFAMHLASVSHSNLELAEQALLAAAIGAAIGLSASVLASAAGAAGSLVDHAIGGGLSAAQTPGDGTGPFALVLPLAFGYALCSSGALAHLMVGVAGLASTLEVHVSAVGATGLARVAFEVAAVLALPPLCANALATMFSGIVARVAPRSSGMLLVPALGSPLALCTVIAGAGSTLLVLRNLAIATSHVVRHL, from the coding sequence ATGGGGCTGCCGCCATCCGACGCCAGTTTCGCGATCGGATTCGCGTCAAGCGCGGCGTTTGCGGCGACTCTGCCCTTGGGGAACGCGAACGCCGTTCCCAACATCGTCCGGGTTGGGATCGCGCTCGCGATGGCGCCGCTTTTCGCCATGCATCTGGCCAGCGTTTCGCATTCAAACCTTGAACTGGCAGAACAGGCCTTGCTTGCGGCGGCCATCGGTGCTGCAATCGGGCTGAGCGCGTCCGTCTTGGCCTCCGCGGCTGGCGCAGCCGGTTCCCTTGTCGATCACGCGATTGGTGGCGGTCTCTCGGCTGCCCAGACGCCGGGCGATGGAACTGGTCCGTTTGCCTTGGTGTTACCGCTAGCGTTCGGCTACGCGTTGTGCTCGAGTGGAGCGCTAGCCCATCTGATGGTGGGCGTCGCCGGGTTGGCGTCGACGCTGGAGGTGCACGTAAGCGCCGTCGGCGCCACAGGCCTAGCTCGCGTCGCTTTCGAGGTTGCGGCGGTGCTCGCTTTGCCGCCGCTGTGCGCCAACGCGCTCGCGACCATGTTCTCCGGGATAGTCGCGCGAGTCGCACCGAGATCCAGCGGGATGCTGCTCGTGCCCGCACTGGGTTCGCCTCTTGCCCTGTGCACCGTGATCGCTGGGGCGGGTTCGACACTGCTCGTGCTTCGGAACCTCGCGATCGCGACATCTCATGTCGTGCGACACCTGTGA
- the secF gene encoding protein translocase subunit SecF: protein MFFRNLNWDIIGQRRYWFALSGTVIVAGIIALIIHHGLPLGLSFTGGTTIDVKFTRSVTESQIQQALRGVVVPETPGVGSQASGNAELNASLEPLRKGEASIQLATKAGDAAPNDRAIISSQSSIADPGPVFAALDKAGLTVDRSQSQITAVGPSLSKEYLNNSLAALALALFLQLLYIAFRFGNQLRFGIVADLALIHDVLVMVGIYAIANRKADDAFLAALLTVIGYSVMDSIVIFDRIRENGRLMPDVPYDKMVNTSLLQTMTRSVNTLVTVVIVLVALLLFGGDTLKNFAFALLVGVISGAYSSIFIASPLLVIWKNFDLRRRASERAAAVATESAAIAAPGPTSAATRKVAPKPKRPVAPPPRYRRKRQGLESTDWPASDDGGVLTETEDGDATGEAEPDNQS, encoded by the coding sequence ATGTTCTTCCGCAATCTCAATTGGGACATCATCGGACAGCGGCGGTACTGGTTCGCGCTCTCCGGTACGGTCATCGTCGCAGGGATTATCGCGCTCATCATCCATCACGGACTGCCGCTCGGTCTCTCGTTCACGGGCGGCACGACGATCGATGTCAAATTCACCCGCTCCGTCACGGAAAGCCAGATCCAGCAGGCGCTGCGGGGCGTCGTCGTCCCCGAGACGCCGGGCGTCGGCAGCCAAGCGTCGGGCAACGCGGAGTTGAACGCCTCGCTCGAGCCATTGCGCAAAGGCGAAGCGAGCATCCAACTCGCGACCAAAGCCGGCGACGCCGCGCCCAACGACCGCGCCATCATCTCGAGCCAGTCCTCGATCGCCGATCCAGGTCCGGTGTTCGCGGCGTTGGACAAAGCAGGGCTCACGGTCGATCGCAGCCAGAGCCAGATCACCGCGGTCGGGCCTTCGCTCTCGAAGGAATATCTCAACAACTCGCTGGCCGCGTTGGCGCTGGCGCTCTTCCTGCAACTTCTGTATATCGCGTTCCGCTTCGGCAATCAGCTGCGCTTCGGCATCGTCGCCGATCTTGCGCTCATCCATGACGTGCTCGTCATGGTCGGCATCTACGCCATCGCGAACCGCAAGGCGGACGACGCATTCCTCGCAGCGCTGCTGACGGTCATCGGTTACTCGGTCATGGATTCGATCGTCATCTTCGACCGGATCCGCGAGAACGGCCGGCTCATGCCGGACGTGCCCTACGACAAGATGGTGAACACCTCGCTGCTGCAGACCATGACGCGTTCGGTGAACACGCTGGTCACCGTCGTGATCGTGCTCGTCGCGCTGCTCCTGTTCGGCGGCGATACGCTCAAGAACTTCGCATTCGCGCTGCTCGTCGGCGTCATCAGCGGTGCATACTCGTCGATCTTCATCGCCAGCCCGCTGCTCGTCATCTGGAAGAACTTCGACTTGCGCCGGCGCGCGTCGGAGCGCGCGGCCGCCGTCGCCACCGAAAGCGCAGCCATCGCCGCTCCTGGACCCACGTCGGCGGCGACGCGCAAGGTTGCGCCGAAACCAAAACGGCCCGTCGCGCCGCCGCCCCGCTATCGGCGCAAGCGCCAGGGCTTGGAGAGCACCGACTGGCCGGCTTCGGACGACGGCGGCGTGCTCACGGAGACCGAGGATGGCGACGCCACCGGCGAAGCCGAACCCGACAACCAGAGCTGA
- the secD gene encoding protein translocase subunit SecD, which produces MFWFRWKNPIKLAIILAICVGCYFAFSPLQQKIKLGLDLQGGLRALVQLEPTDTVPKITPDILNEEQLVLQQRLGGLGVSELTFEKVGADRINIEMPGLKNPEQAIALIRQAAVLEMRPLNAEQTARAYASLQGQPDKSYAQSGAYKDSGPPIITGADMSSATAGISQVGTQQVVNFTLNAAGAKKFYDWTSKNIGKPLPIFLDKQFISGPVIQGAISSSGQITGNFTQQEAVTLANELSAGALKVPTKIIEIENVGPTLGQIDLEKSLVASLVGLALVLLFMLAFYRLPGFLADIALVVYCFMMLAYVVLVGVVLTLPGIAGFVLSIGMAVDANVLIFERLKEELWAGRTIRAAVTVGFKRAFWTVFDSHVTTIVGALVLYALGTGTVKGFAFTLLWGTVFSLFTAVYITRAFMDAVVDSDVATAPAVYGA; this is translated from the coding sequence ATGTTCTGGTTTCGCTGGAAGAACCCGATTAAACTTGCCATCATCCTTGCCATCTGCGTCGGGTGCTATTTCGCGTTCAGCCCGCTGCAGCAGAAGATCAAACTGGGCCTCGACCTTCAGGGCGGTCTGCGCGCGCTCGTCCAGCTCGAGCCCACGGATACGGTGCCCAAGATCACGCCGGATATCCTCAACGAAGAGCAGCTCGTGCTGCAGCAGCGTCTCGGCGGTCTGGGCGTCAGCGAGCTCACGTTCGAAAAGGTCGGCGCCGACCGGATCAACATCGAGATGCCCGGCTTGAAGAATCCAGAGCAAGCGATAGCCCTGATACGCCAGGCGGCCGTCCTCGAGATGCGCCCGCTCAACGCGGAGCAGACCGCGCGCGCGTATGCGTCGCTGCAAGGACAGCCCGACAAGAGCTACGCGCAGAGCGGCGCGTACAAAGATTCAGGCCCGCCCATCATCACCGGCGCGGATATGTCCAGCGCCACCGCCGGCATCTCGCAAGTCGGTACCCAGCAGGTCGTCAATTTCACGCTCAACGCCGCGGGCGCGAAAAAATTCTACGACTGGACGAGCAAGAACATCGGCAAGCCGCTGCCGATCTTTCTGGACAAGCAGTTCATCTCGGGCCCGGTCATCCAAGGGGCGATCAGCTCGAGCGGCCAGATCACGGGCAACTTCACGCAGCAAGAAGCCGTCACGCTCGCCAACGAGTTGAGCGCGGGCGCGCTCAAAGTGCCGACCAAGATCATCGAGATCGAGAACGTCGGCCCGACGCTCGGCCAGATAGACCTGGAGAAGTCGCTCGTCGCATCACTGGTCGGCCTGGCGCTCGTCCTGCTGTTCATGTTGGCGTTCTACCGGCTGCCTGGATTCTTGGCTGACATCGCGCTCGTCGTCTACTGCTTCATGATGCTCGCCTACGTCGTGCTGGTCGGCGTCGTCCTCACACTGCCGGGTATCGCCGGCTTCGTGCTCTCGATCGGTATGGCGGTCGACGCAAACGTGCTGATCTTCGAACGGCTGAAGGAAGAGCTGTGGGCCGGACGCACGATACGCGCGGCCGTCACCGTGGGCTTCAAGCGCGCGTTTTGGACGGTGTTCGATTCCCACGTCACGACGATCGTCGGCGCGCTCGTGCTCTATGCACTAGGGACCGGAACGGTCAAAGGCTTTGCCTTCACGCTGCTGTGGGGCACGGTGTTCTCGCTGTTCACCGCGGTCTACATCACGCGCGCGTTCATGGACGCCGTCGTCGACAGCGACGTCGCCACCGCGCCAGCCGTGTACGGAGCATAG
- a CDS encoding FliM/FliN family flagellar motor switch protein, with the protein MHDESEVTLSPLERRYVPAINDTRRAWRHEEEERIIWCTVDEESQRALLEWVLDGPGAVVPTAVEKTIVAEWVERLLSTSASSWNEVTSLDIDDEEAWHGAINVHAASRNARLDLYVKADVEASVGPIPRVDEVPLTLQGRLAPLRITIGCLAALRPGSTLALDVEATSASALLQIEGGPVMSGALGAVSGRRAIRLNGDTRRSPWP; encoded by the coding sequence TTGCACGATGAATCCGAGGTCACGCTTAGCCCGCTGGAGCGCCGGTACGTGCCCGCCATCAATGACACACGTAGAGCCTGGCGGCACGAAGAGGAGGAGCGAATCATCTGGTGCACCGTCGATGAAGAATCACAGCGCGCTCTACTGGAATGGGTCCTCGATGGACCCGGTGCGGTCGTGCCGACTGCGGTTGAGAAGACCATCGTAGCCGAATGGGTCGAGCGCTTGTTATCCACGTCGGCTTCATCATGGAATGAAGTCACCAGCCTAGACATCGATGATGAGGAAGCGTGGCATGGCGCCATCAACGTGCACGCCGCCTCGCGAAACGCGCGGCTCGACCTCTACGTCAAAGCGGATGTCGAAGCCAGCGTCGGACCGATACCGCGCGTCGATGAGGTGCCCCTCACGCTGCAAGGGCGCTTGGCACCGCTTCGCATCACGATCGGCTGTCTCGCCGCGTTGCGGCCGGGGTCGACACTGGCTCTCGACGTCGAAGCGACTTCGGCGTCGGCGCTCTTGCAGATCGAGGGTGGTCCCGTGATGTCCGGCGCCCTTGGCGCCGTGAGCGGCCGCCGAGCGATTCGCCTCAATGGCGACACACGGAGAAGTCCGTGGCCATGA
- a CDS encoding EscU/YscU/HrcU family type III secretion system export apparatus switch protein, translating to MSHGERTEAPTPKRLAKTRAEGRWAHSTYASAALLALISALPAWAATQLVASWSDLSRETALMAVRMHNENLSPLVLTGAWLRWKTGWLIVTAAWAAACVAATASSAASGALGISFAALRPRLDRLSWASGLRQLVGSDGAYSVALAMSATIAVGWAAWPAARDLMALAATRSLQAMLAGFNAALFHAWSHVCSVLFIFALIDVVRTRGRMMRMLRMSTHEVREERAEMEGRPETRARRRASAKSVRDVRVGAIRKATAVIANPTHVAVALRYAPPQIDVPVVVSRGADLAAILVRSVAALNDIPVIESPQLARTLYARAALGEPIPEESYAAVAAIFALLIQTRGRLLGDERE from the coding sequence GTGAGCCACGGCGAGCGAACCGAAGCACCAACGCCGAAGCGCTTGGCAAAAACCCGTGCTGAAGGCCGGTGGGCTCACAGCACCTATGCATCCGCAGCGCTGCTGGCCCTGATCTCTGCGCTGCCCGCATGGGCGGCGACGCAACTAGTCGCGAGCTGGAGCGACCTGAGCCGAGAGACTGCGCTCATGGCCGTTCGGATGCACAACGAGAATCTCTCCCCGCTCGTGCTGACCGGCGCATGGTTGCGCTGGAAGACCGGCTGGCTCATCGTGACGGCGGCGTGGGCGGCTGCCTGCGTCGCTGCGACCGCGTCGTCTGCGGCGAGCGGAGCGCTGGGCATTTCGTTCGCTGCGTTGCGTCCGCGTCTCGACAGGCTATCCTGGGCGTCGGGCCTGCGCCAGCTCGTGGGCTCTGACGGAGCGTACTCGGTTGCATTGGCGATGAGCGCCACGATCGCGGTCGGATGGGCGGCGTGGCCCGCAGCGCGCGACCTGATGGCACTCGCGGCGACCCGGTCGCTCCAAGCGATGCTCGCAGGCTTCAACGCAGCGCTCTTTCATGCATGGTCGCACGTCTGCTCGGTCCTATTCATCTTCGCACTGATCGACGTCGTGCGAACCCGCGGTCGCATGATGCGAATGCTTAGGATGTCTACGCACGAGGTCCGCGAGGAGCGCGCCGAAATGGAAGGGCGCCCGGAAACGCGCGCGCGTCGGCGGGCGTCTGCCAAGTCGGTGCGTGATGTGCGCGTGGGCGCTATTCGAAAAGCGACCGCCGTCATCGCAAATCCCACGCACGTCGCTGTGGCGCTACGCTACGCGCCGCCGCAGATCGACGTGCCGGTGGTTGTCTCACGCGGCGCCGATCTCGCCGCCATCCTCGTTCGTTCCGTTGCGGCTCTCAACGACATACCCGTGATCGAGTCGCCGCAGCTCGCGCGAACGCTTTACGCGCGAGCTGCATTGGGCGAGCCGATCCCCGAGGAATCGTACGCGGCCGTCGCAGCCATTTTCGCCCTGCTCATCCAGACGCGCGGCCGCTTGCTCGGCGACGAGCGCGAATGA
- a CDS encoding cation diffusion facilitator family transporter has product MATPPAKPNPTTRAEVIAQAGDARLRALRLPFTTNALLVIAKLAVWLVSGSVSVLSEAVHSAADLFMTIVQFFSIRAAARPADHDHAYGHGKYENISAALQAVFILAIATLIVVEAVARLRSGASVQHLDLGIAVMLASGVLNIFVSSRVAAAAERERSPALAAQAAELRADVWTAGGVAIILLTIKLTGLTILDPIFSLVVAGVIAHSAYDLTVRAFVELTDQRLPPQDEARVREIIERHKDIFVSYHKLRTRRSGGGEFIDFHLQMPGGTPLRQAHDLSDTIVLDIKQQMPLAHVLIHLEPAD; this is encoded by the coding sequence ATGGCGACGCCACCGGCGAAGCCGAACCCGACAACCAGAGCTGAGGTCATCGCGCAAGCGGGCGATGCCCGCTTGCGCGCACTGCGGCTGCCGTTCACGACCAACGCGCTGCTCGTGATAGCGAAGCTAGCGGTCTGGCTCGTCTCCGGTTCGGTCAGCGTCTTGTCTGAGGCCGTGCACTCCGCCGCCGACCTATTCATGACGATCGTCCAGTTCTTCTCGATCCGCGCCGCTGCGCGCCCCGCCGATCACGACCACGCGTACGGTCACGGCAAGTACGAGAACATCTCAGCCGCGCTGCAAGCCGTATTCATCCTCGCCATCGCGACGCTTATCGTCGTCGAGGCTGTTGCCCGGCTGCGCAGCGGCGCCTCGGTGCAACATCTAGATCTCGGCATCGCGGTGATGCTCGCATCCGGGGTTCTCAACATCTTCGTGTCCAGCCGAGTCGCGGCAGCCGCCGAACGCGAGCGTTCTCCTGCATTGGCGGCGCAAGCGGCTGAGCTGCGGGCCGACGTATGGACCGCTGGGGGCGTGGCGATCATCCTGTTGACGATAAAACTGACCGGGTTGACGATCCTCGACCCGATTTTCTCGCTGGTCGTCGCAGGCGTCATCGCGCACTCCGCCTACGACCTGACCGTGCGCGCGTTCGTAGAGCTGACCGATCAGCGCTTGCCGCCCCAAGACGAAGCTCGCGTTCGCGAGATCATCGAGCGCCACAAGGACATTTTCGTCAGCTACCACAAGCTGCGCACGCGCCGCTCCGGGGGCGGCGAGTTCATCGACTTCCACCTACAGATGCCCGGCGGTACGCCGCTTCGACAAGCGCACGATCTGTCAGATACGATCGTGCTCGACATCAAGCAGCAGATGCCGTTAGCCCACGTCTTGATCCACCTCGAACCAGCCGATTAG
- a CDS encoding FliM/FliN family flagellar motor switch protein translates to MSTPAPLTLASLGDIEVTVSVSVGCARCSVSDVLAFAEGTVVPLGVGADSPVDLMVNGVVVAVGDIVELEDGMLAIEVRSVHAGAEGGTT, encoded by the coding sequence ATGAGTACTCCTGCGCCGCTCACACTGGCCTCGCTTGGCGACATCGAAGTGACAGTGTCCGTTTCGGTCGGATGTGCCCGCTGCAGCGTGAGCGACGTCCTTGCATTCGCGGAGGGAACAGTCGTTCCACTCGGGGTTGGCGCGGACTCACCCGTCGACCTGATGGTCAATGGGGTGGTGGTGGCGGTCGGAGATATCGTCGAGCTTGAGGACGGAATGCTGGCGATCGAGGTCCGCTCCGTTCACGCTGGCGCGGAGGGAGGCACCACATGA
- a CDS encoding flagellar type III secretion system pore protein FliP: MTGLSHAVSVTSAGASPLDLLMVLFGLSLIPLLAVAATSFTRIIVVLGLVRASLGTPGLPPNSVIAALAIMLSVVIMSPTLTRIRVEVIAPYAQHRITTSTALQRGSDVLKRFMLRQTRAADIRVFERYARGGSAGGAEDQDVRRNPPLSVVAPAFMVSELRAAFAMGFAFALPFAAIDIVVAAVMMSLGMFMVSPTTIALPLKLLLFIASDGWSVVCGALIQSFR, translated from the coding sequence ATGACCGGGTTGTCCCACGCCGTGTCGGTGACCTCGGCGGGAGCGTCGCCGCTCGATCTCTTGATGGTATTGTTCGGCCTTAGCCTCATACCGCTGCTGGCCGTCGCCGCGACATCGTTCACGCGCATCATCGTCGTGCTGGGATTAGTGCGCGCCTCGCTCGGCACTCCCGGGCTACCCCCGAACTCCGTGATCGCCGCTCTCGCGATCATGCTCAGCGTGGTGATCATGTCGCCGACGCTCACGCGCATCCGCGTTGAGGTAATCGCGCCGTACGCCCAGCACAGGATCACGACGAGTACCGCCCTGCAACGCGGTTCGGATGTGCTGAAACGCTTCATGCTACGACAGACGCGCGCCGCCGACATACGAGTATTCGAACGCTACGCCCGCGGCGGTTCCGCAGGGGGAGCCGAGGATCAGGACGTGCGCCGGAACCCTCCGCTGTCGGTCGTTGCCCCGGCGTTCATGGTGAGCGAGCTGCGCGCTGCGTTTGCGATGGGTTTCGCGTTTGCGTTGCCATTTGCGGCGATCGACATAGTCGTCGCTGCCGTCATGATGTCGCTCGGGATGTTCATGGTGTCGCCCACGACGATCGCTTTGCCGCTGAAGCTACTGCTATTCATCGCCTCGGACGGCTGGAGCGTGGTATGCGGCGCGCTCATCCAGTCGTTTCGGTAG
- a CDS encoding GNAT family N-acetyltransferase has translation MVTNMVVELAHAPLDTADDEAALARSGITLVNKRGADREEQAWIRRTFTPTWAKEAYYAWNWFARDRAGAIVGFASYEQRHYRWWWLRAWSHQNDVGIFGPVGVNPALRGKHIGCVLTRRALESIKRLGYTRAVIPRVGPIEFYRRCCNAQLADQVRLFGIF, from the coding sequence ATGGTCACGAACATGGTGGTCGAGCTTGCGCACGCGCCGCTCGACACGGCGGACGACGAGGCCGCCCTCGCACGATCGGGCATCACACTGGTGAATAAGCGCGGCGCCGATCGCGAAGAACAAGCGTGGATCCGGCGCACGTTCACGCCCACGTGGGCGAAAGAAGCGTACTACGCCTGGAACTGGTTTGCCCGGGATAGAGCTGGGGCCATTGTCGGCTTCGCGAGTTATGAGCAACGCCACTATCGCTGGTGGTGGCTGCGGGCGTGGTCACATCAGAACGATGTTGGCATTTTCGGTCCCGTGGGCGTCAACCCGGCGTTGCGCGGCAAGCATATCGGTTGCGTGTTGACGCGCAGAGCACTGGAATCGATCAAACGGCTCGGTTACACTCGTGCCGTGATACCCCGAGTCGGACCCATCGAGTTCTACCGGCGCTGCTGCAACGCGCAGCTCGCCGACCAGGTCCGGCTTTTCGGCATTTTCTAG
- a CDS encoding flagellar biosynthesis protein FlhA — translation MTRSASSAGAAFAVAVLAIVAMLIVPLPPWLLDMLLALDIMIAAAVLVVALTLKDALEFATFPTLLLVATLFRLSLDVSATRLILTQGGEPGGVGTVIPAFGDFVMRGSVVVGMLMFVILIVVQLVVVTNGAQRVAEVAARFTLDAMPGKQMAVDADLHAGIIDAADAKRKRAAIQAEADFYGAMDGAGKFVRGDAIAALIIVGVNIVAGIGIGVIAKHMDIALAASTFTLLSVGNALATTVPAFLFSTAMGVIVTRASSEQSLGEDLLRQAISHPAALRTVGASMLGLALVPGLPHGAFGVLGVLGLVGGRIAHQADQARRAAALDGERQRRRADASRPEGAVTLVGVEQLGIDLGEALLPLLEEPAGSALLQRIGGLRRALALELGIVLPGVHVRDDLRLPERCFAIRVRDRVVARGQLHADRALLIGTPAALSQLRGETVEDPVTGHDAKWSSPDQNVPPHAAAMSVDPIAVLTSKLGMVAREHAATLLGRQEVQWLLDHVRRVNPAAIKGVVPDLVGLGLVQRVLQHLARERVSIRDLVAILETIADEAERTKDVPTIGEAVRRRLAPAICASLSDAAGVISAVALSTGAEGALFAATTVTERGIGLGLEPIAASALATSLATVLERVQPAALVCAPGVRLPLARFVESCGARICVLSLAEIAPGFAVEIKATIEQPELS, via the coding sequence ATGACCCGATCCGCGTCCTCGGCGGGCGCGGCCTTCGCGGTCGCCGTGCTGGCGATCGTGGCGATGCTGATCGTGCCCCTGCCGCCATGGCTGCTCGACATGCTCCTCGCGCTCGATATCATGATCGCCGCAGCGGTCCTCGTCGTCGCACTCACCCTTAAGGATGCGCTTGAGTTCGCGACCTTTCCGACGCTGCTGTTGGTCGCGACGCTCTTCCGCCTTAGTCTGGACGTGTCAGCGACGCGGCTTATCCTCACCCAGGGGGGTGAACCGGGCGGCGTCGGCACGGTCATCCCGGCATTCGGCGATTTCGTGATGCGCGGCAGCGTCGTCGTCGGCATGCTGATGTTCGTGATTCTCATCGTCGTGCAGCTCGTCGTCGTCACCAATGGGGCACAACGGGTGGCAGAGGTGGCGGCGCGCTTCACCTTGGATGCGATGCCTGGCAAACAGATGGCGGTCGACGCCGATCTTCACGCCGGCATCATCGACGCGGCCGACGCCAAGCGCAAACGCGCGGCGATCCAGGCCGAGGCAGATTTCTACGGAGCGATGGACGGAGCAGGCAAGTTCGTGCGCGGCGATGCGATCGCCGCGCTCATCATCGTGGGAGTCAACATCGTCGCAGGCATCGGCATCGGTGTCATCGCCAAACACATGGATATCGCGCTCGCCGCGTCGACGTTCACGCTGCTCTCCGTCGGCAACGCCCTCGCGACGACAGTCCCAGCGTTCTTGTTTTCGACCGCGATGGGAGTCATCGTCACGCGTGCGTCGTCCGAGCAAAGCCTGGGTGAAGACTTGTTGCGGCAGGCTATTTCGCATCCGGCCGCGCTGCGTACGGTCGGCGCATCGATGCTCGGTCTGGCGCTCGTCCCAGGCTTGCCGCACGGCGCATTCGGCGTGCTCGGAGTGCTTGGACTCGTGGGCGGCCGCATCGCGCATCAGGCCGACCAAGCGCGTCGAGCCGCGGCCCTGGACGGTGAACGACAGCGCCGCCGTGCCGATGCGAGCAGACCAGAAGGCGCCGTGACGTTGGTGGGCGTCGAACAGCTCGGGATCGATCTCGGCGAGGCGCTGTTGCCGCTGCTGGAAGAGCCGGCAGGCAGCGCGTTGCTGCAACGGATCGGCGGCCTCAGGCGAGCGCTCGCGCTGGAGCTCGGAATCGTCTTGCCGGGCGTCCACGTCAGAGACGACCTTCGTCTGCCGGAGCGATGCTTCGCGATCCGAGTGCGCGACAGAGTCGTCGCTCGCGGACAATTGCATGCCGACCGTGCGCTTCTTATCGGCACGCCCGCAGCGCTCTCGCAGCTGCGTGGTGAGACCGTCGAAGATCCGGTGACGGGCCACGATGCCAAGTGGTCGTCTCCCGACCAGAACGTGCCGCCGCACGCCGCAGCGATGAGCGTCGACCCGATTGCGGTCTTGACGAGCAAGCTTGGCATGGTGGCGCGCGAGCACGCCGCCACCCTGCTCGGAAGACAAGAAGTGCAATGGTTGTTGGATCACGTGCGTCGAGTCAACCCGGCCGCCATCAAAGGAGTCGTGCCGGACCTCGTCGGTCTCGGCCTCGTCCAACGGGTGCTGCAGCACCTGGCACGCGAACGCGTCTCAATCCGAGATCTGGTCGCGATTCTCGAGACGATCGCCGATGAGGCTGAGCGCACAAAAGATGTGCCCACGATCGGCGAAGCGGTTCGGCGGCGGCTAGCGCCGGCTATTTGCGCGTCGTTGAGCGACGCCGCCGGCGTCATCAGCGCGGTGGCGCTCTCGACGGGCGCCGAGGGGGCGTTGTTCGCCGCGACCACCGTGACCGAACGGGGCATCGGGCTTGGTCTTGAACCGATCGCCGCCTCGGCCTTAGCGACCTCATTGGCGACGGTGCTGGAAAGGGTTCAGCCGGCGGCACTCGTCTGCGCACCCGGCGTGCGGCTGCCGCTCGCCCGATTCGTGGAGTCATGCGGCGCTCGCATCTGCGTGCTGAGCCTCGCCGAAATCGCTCCCGGCTTCGCGGTCGAAATCAAAGCCACGATCGAGCAGCCGGAATTGTCGTAG